A genomic region of Lysinibacillus sp. 2017 contains the following coding sequences:
- a CDS encoding DegV family protein — MVQIHIVTDSTCDLTDEEIKKHNIHVVPLTVQINGELYTDRVNLQPDQFIELMKGAAELPKSSQPAPGVFKEVFDELGKDGSQVISIHMTGSMSGTSQSAAQAAEMSDSDVTVIDSRYIAFGLAFQLREAIRLRDAGATVEEIVAGVNKVRENTRLFVVLDTLENMVKGGRIGKGKAVVSSLLNIKPIGHLDIGEVTICAKPRSYKQIIKFLMGEFLKDTAGKTVKSVGISHANAMDTLVNPLIEQLKAAGYNGEVEIAFTSPVISTHTGEGAIGFMYYTE; from the coding sequence TCGTTACAGATTCAACTTGTGATTTAACAGATGAAGAAATTAAAAAGCATAATATTCATGTCGTTCCATTAACAGTACAAATTAACGGAGAGCTCTATACCGATCGCGTTAATTTACAACCAGATCAATTTATTGAATTAATGAAGGGTGCAGCAGAACTTCCAAAAAGTTCGCAACCTGCGCCAGGTGTCTTTAAAGAAGTATTTGATGAGTTAGGTAAAGACGGTTCTCAAGTAATTTCAATACATATGACGGGTAGTATGAGTGGAACATCTCAATCTGCAGCTCAAGCGGCGGAAATGTCAGATTCTGATGTGACAGTTATTGACTCACGTTATATTGCCTTTGGATTAGCATTCCAATTACGTGAAGCCATTCGTTTACGTGATGCTGGGGCTACAGTTGAGGAAATCGTAGCAGGGGTTAACAAAGTACGTGAAAATACGCGCCTATTTGTTGTTTTAGATACATTAGAAAACATGGTCAAGGGTGGACGTATCGGTAAAGGGAAGGCAGTAGTTAGTTCTTTACTAAACATTAAACCTATTGGACACTTAGACATTGGTGAAGTAACAATTTGTGCTAAACCACGTAGTTACAAACAAATCATTAAATTTTTAATGGGCGAGTTTTTAAAAGATACTGCTGGTAAAACAGTAAAATCTGTTGGTATTTCCCATGCTAACGCAATGGATACATTAGTAAACCCGTTAATCGAGCAATTAAAAGCTGCTGGATATAATGGTGAAGTTGAAATTGCATTTACATCACCCGTTATTAGTACACATACAGGTGAAGGTGCCATTGGCTTTATGTATTACACAGAATAA